The bacterium nucleotide sequence CACGGCAAGCTCCTGACGGCCGCCAACCAAGCCCAGGCCCAGGGCGGGGTGGCCAGCATCCACGACATGGTCCGCATGAAGGAACCCGACCTCGACAAGAAGCTCTTCTACGACCAGGCGCGCCGGGCGAGCTTGACCGAGCATTTCACCGCTCCCGGCACGGGGGTGGAGGCGCTCCTGACCCAGCGTTTCGAGGAATGGGGCGATTTCCGGAAAAGCCCCTTCCTTTCCAAGGTCCAGGCGCCCAAGAAGAAAGGCCAGCCCGCCCGGGTGGACCTGTCCCGCGATGGCCGGGTCATGGGCGAATCCCTGGGATTGGAGAAGCGCCTCGCCTTCAAGCCGGGCGACTTCGACCTCAAGGCCCAGTACCGCCTGGAGAACAAGGGGGGGCGCCTCCTGGAGTTCCGGTTCTTCATCGAATGGAACCTGACCCTCCTGGCCGGGGACGCACCCGACCGCAACTACTTCGTCGAAGGCCACACCCTGGCGGATTCCCGCATGGTGAGCGTGGGCGAGGAAAAGAACGTGACGGCCATGGGCCTTCGCGACGGATGGCTGGAGTTGGAGGCTCTTTTCAAGACCGAGAAGCCGGCCTTGTTCTTCCGCTACCCCGTTGAGACCATCTCCCAATCCGAAGGGGGGTTCGAGAAGGTCTATCAGGGTTCCTGCCTGCTCCTGGGCTGGGATGTCCAATTGGCCCCGGGCCAGTCCTTCGAGACGACCGTGACGACCCAGTTGAAAGGGTGGCGCCCGTGATGATGGAACACGGCCTGTGGGTCGCCCTGGTCCTGGCCTTCCTGAGCCTGGACCAGACGGCCTTCGGCCAATTCATGGTTTCGCGGCCCATCGTCACCGGACCCGTCGTGGGCTGGCTGCTGGGCCGGCCGGACATCGGCCTAGAACTGGGCGCCTTGATCGAGCTCATCTGGATCAACGACCTTCCCGTCGGGGCCCACCTGCCGCTGGACCTGACCATGCTCTCGGGAACGACCGTCGCCCTGGCCTGCGAGCTTTCCAAGACCTCCCAGCCGGAAGCGGTCATGACCTTCGCCCTCGGGGTGGCCATCCCGCTGGCCCTGGGGAGCACGGAGGTGGAGATCCTGCTCCGTAAGTTCCACGTCCGATGGCTCCATTTCGCCCAACGCATGGCCTTCAACGGACACCTGCAGACCTTTGAATGGATCAATTACCTGGTGCTGGCCCAGCAATGGGTGAAGGGATTCCTGGTCTCGCTGGCCTGCCTGACGCTGGCCCATTGGAGCTCCCACCTCTACGGGATCCTGGGGCAGGTCCTAGAGGGCCGGGTCCTGGAGGGCTTCTATTACGCCCATTGGCTCCTGTTGGCCCTGGGCTGTTCGGCGGTCATCGACCTGTTGGTGGAACGCAAGAACGCGCCGGTCCTCTTCCTTTCCATCGGCGCCATCCTGACCCTGGCGGTCTTTTCGACCCTGCCGGGCATCTACCTGGTGGCCATCGCCCTGGTGGCCGGGTTCTTCCTCATCCTTTACTTCGCCAGCCGGGGGGAGGGGAACCGATGAGCGCGGCCAAGGCTTCCGGACCGGCGAAGGTGACATGGCTGGACCTGGCCAAATGTTTCCTGCGCCAGTTCCACCTGCAGGTGTTATGGAACTACGAACGCTACTTGAGCTATGGGGTCACCTTTTTCCTGCTTCCGGTGCTCAAGAAGGCCTACAAGGACCCGGCGGACCGCGCCCAGGCCATGACCCGGCACCTGGAATACTTCAACACCCACCCCTACATGGCCTCCTTCGTGTTGGGGGCGGTGCTCAAGATGGAGGAGGAGAAACAGGGACTGCCGCCCGCCCAGCAAAAGCAGAAGGAGGAGGAGATCAGCGCCCTCAAAGTAGGGATGATGGGTCCCATCGCCGCCATGGGGGACAACCTTTTCTGGGCCACCATCCGCCCCTATTGCGCCCTCATTGCCGTCACCCTGGTCATTTCCAGGTCCTTCCCGGTCGAGGGGCAGTTCTGGATCATGCCCCTGCTTTTCCTGTCGGTCTACAACATCGGGCATGTGGGACTGCGCCTGGTGGGCTTCCTCCAGGGCTACCGCATGGGGGACCAGGTGGTCCTCTCCTTGCGCAAATTCGGGTTCCAAGAAGCGATCCGGGGTTTGCGCCTGGCCTCCATCCTGCTGTTGGGCGTGTTGATCGTTTTCGTGAACCTTTCCATCCCGGGGACCCAGGTGGGGCTTTTCCTCCTGCGGCTGGCCTTCTTCACGGCCATCGTAGGGCTCTTCACCTTCGCCCTCCACCGCAAGATCAGTCCCAGCCAGATGTTCTACGCGGTGGTCCTGTTCGCCTTGATGCTGGCTTTTTGGCCCCTTTTGAGCGGCCATGGCGCGCCGCCGGGGGCGCCTTGATGTTTTTTGGGGAGAAGGTCTTTGGGGGCCAAGTCGTGATTCGTTATCCTGTTGCAAAGAGGACCACATGAAAGTCACCGAAAAACTGCCGATCATCAACAAGCTGGGGCTCCACCTAAGGGCCGCCGCCGAATTGGTGAAAGTGGCCAATAAGTTCAAGAGCCAGGTCTTCATCCAGCACGGCATCCAGAACGTGAACGCCAAGAGCCTGATGGGGCTCATGACCCTGGCCGCGGCCAAGGGGACCGAGCTGGAGTTCACCATCGAGGGCGAGGACGCCAAGGACGCCATGACGGCCCTCCGGCAGCTTTTCGCCAACCGTTTCGGCGAAAAAGAGTAAGGAGCCCCTGTGGCGGAGAAGATCTACAACGGGATCCCGGCCTCCGGCGGCATCGCCATCGGGCCGGCCTTCCTTTACCATCCCCAGGGCCTGACGGCCTCCCGCCGCAACCTCCGTACCGAGGAGACCGGCCCGGAGGATATCCGCTACCGGCAAGCCTTGCAGAAGACCCGGGCCCAGATCGCGGAGCTCGAGAACAAGATGAAGGCCAAACTGGGGGAGGAGCATGCCGCCATCTTCCAGGCCCACCAGGTGGTGCTGGACGACCCGCTTTTCGGCGAGGAGATCCCCAACGCCATCAAGACCCGCCGCCTGAACGCCGAGTTCCTTCTGGTGGAGGCCCTGGAGAAGTTCCGGGCGGTCATGGAATCCCTCAACGACAGCTATTTCCGGGAGCGGGGCGGGGACATCCAGGACGTGGG carries:
- a CDS encoding PTS system mannose/fructose/sorbose family transporter subunit IID, producing the protein MSAAKASGPAKVTWLDLAKCFLRQFHLQVLWNYERYLSYGVTFFLLPVLKKAYKDPADRAQAMTRHLEYFNTHPYMASFVLGAVLKMEEEKQGLPPAQQKQKEEEISALKVGMMGPIAAMGDNLFWATIRPYCALIAVTLVISRSFPVEGQFWIMPLLFLSVYNIGHVGLRLVGFLQGYRMGDQVVLSLRKFGFQEAIRGLRLASILLLGVLIVFVNLSIPGTQVGLFLLRLAFFTAIVGLFTFALHRKISPSQMFYAVVLFALMLAFWPLLSGHGAPPGAP
- a CDS encoding HPr family phosphocarrier protein, whose product is MKVTEKLPIINKLGLHLRAAAELVKVANKFKSQVFIQHGIQNVNAKSLMGLMTLAAAKGTELEFTIEGEDAKDAMTALRQLFANRFGEKE
- a CDS encoding PTS sugar transporter subunit IIC, giving the protein MMEHGLWVALVLAFLSLDQTAFGQFMVSRPIVTGPVVGWLLGRPDIGLELGALIELIWINDLPVGAHLPLDLTMLSGTTVALACELSKTSQPEAVMTFALGVAIPLALGSTEVEILLRKFHVRWLHFAQRMAFNGHLQTFEWINYLVLAQQWVKGFLVSLACLTLAHWSSHLYGILGQVLEGRVLEGFYYAHWLLLALGCSAVIDLLVERKNAPVLFLSIGAILTLAVFSTLPGIYLVAIALVAGFFLILYFASRGEGNR